A region of the Antedon mediterranea chromosome 4, ecAntMedi1.1, whole genome shotgun sequence genome:
TTTTGATAGTTGATGTTAtctatacaatttattgtacagtactttCTGTACAAACACCAGAGTTGCTCGTTGTACAGTAGGTGATCTTAAAAGATCACATTGTACGAAATTTGATTAGGTGATCTTAAACGTCAAAATGATGTCGAatgaatacgataacgaaaacgtcacacatttgtgaaacttttgagctgatccccatttcatattcgtaaagcgtattgacgaatatcaccagtcatattcgtaactacaaaacgagtatagtttttaatctattttgcacattttgcatttgaatcaggaatgattcatgattataatataattatagatttattgaaagtaatttactaaagtaatttactaaaatgccaggtcaattttgataaatagcagtttttaaagtcctcactcgctttgatgttatgCTAGCActaagcaacacgtacctgcacttcgctcaaatttaccgcagtcatattttggacggcgacctcaatatttcgttgccatgcgatacagatttttactggcttacgaaaacgaatacgtgtgcgtgacgtatccgttttcgtattcgtaagattgcgaaacctctctattaatGCGCCATTTGGTGAAATTATATACCTGTATTTTCCTGTTCTTACTTGAAGGCCACGTATCCCACAAGCCTGTGCACCTCCAATGTCATTGACAATATCATCACCGATCATTACTgcctaaacaataaatataaagctctgtatacacatcaaactttatgtgacaacaaatgtgatgtgcccatatatggacataaatGTCACAGCATTACACGTTTTGTCACATGTCAAGTTAAAACCTACCTTATCTGGTGGAACTCCCATgtcaaatgtgatgtgcccatatatggacataaatGTCACAGCATTACACGTTTTGTCACATGTCAAGTTAAAACCTACCTTATCTGGTGGAACTCCCATGTCATTTAGAGCTGCCATAAAAAATGATTCTGCTGGTTTTCCAACTACTGTAGCCTGGCAACCACAAGCATACTGCAAGAGAAGAAGTATGGGTAGTTTTAAATATCATAAATTAAAACAaggtatattttaaaataattcaatcaatcaaatcgTATCACAAACAACAGACTGGATATACATAGGCTAGCCTACTTTTTATAATGAAGTTGAAGATGCTTGACTTGCGATTTTCTTGATATCATTGTTTTGGTGATGAAATGTGCAGATTCGTCAactaccgatattttactctcagaaTACATTAGGTGCGATTTGTAAACCAAAATATACACGcaacaaatgaataaatgaacatttaataaatggttttcttattttttttttaacaaaccaatttaaaattaactacAAAAAGAGATGTGGTAGGCCTACCTCAAGAACTTTCATAAAAGATCCAACATCTAGATTTAATTGTCCACCATCtttgtaatattttctttaatttgaaaaaaaaaggaaacaaaacACACAAATTTTCATTGAAATGTAGTTTGATTTtctgattgattgaaataaatatCTATACAATTGTTAGGCTGAAAAATGGGAAGGTTAGAAACTAGAGGGATTCAACAATTAGAAAGAATTATAAATATTGGATGTCGTTCGACATCAAATAAAATGTTCTAAGCACCGTTGTTGTTGTGCAAGATGATTTTTTATCATTCTTATATATAACGCTACAAATTGCAATACAGTACATCGGTAACAGTGAAATGAAAGCACTCGGAaaaaactgagtgaagtacttggcaaaatatatccgggaaaacattatttggagagggctcactactttatTTTTTGAttcatgttaaaagaatacagaggGCGTGTTATTTAATATCTCGTATGAAAGATATAGGTAAGtcagattttaatataataagcaTGATTTGTTTTCTGAAAATCAatgcatgttctgtaagtataacACCCACAAAATTCAGGATGATAACTTAAAAATTACGTACTAACGTAATAATCAGTGATGATCAAGGAAACTAACTTACCCCCTACCCAATGCAATGAGAGCTGGTTTTTCCATGTTGATCAACACTCGAAATGCATTGTTTAAATTGTCATATGTAAATTGTGACGCACAATCACCTATAACTACACATGTAGGGCTGGCCTTTGATGATGCTAAATCTCCAAAATCAGGCAAAGCATCTAATGTAAAAAgaatatagttttatttattttatttcaattattaataaatccaACTGCCATTGGCTTTTTTGAACAGTGATGATTACCAGAGACTTTCAGACACAATTTGGGCTACCATAATGACattagggactttacgaaacatgACAGAAAGCCACAGGACGATGCTCATGAATATATGCATGAGCTTTAACAAAGTGGGTGGAGCTTAACCTGAAATTCCATCGTCTTAACTTTTTGAGGACGATAACATTGTCATTTTCCCATTTACAGAGAACAACtagaaataatgtatatataaccTTAAATATAGTGTTAAATTACACTTAAATGTGAAATTTGCAAAACTCTAAATAATATTCAGAATGGCCCCGCGCCGCGAGACAGGGGAGGGAGAGAGATGCTGCCAGTCGTCGTCTTCGTGCAAGGGTATGTGCCTAACTAAttgaatgataataataatagaatgagagaatgtatctggtgggtaaaaatctgtgaaaataccatatatggctctgtggtctagtggtatgatactctggtaagcgagaggttgcaggttcgaatcccgttAGAGACATTCTTTCATACAACTCAAAAATACGAAACTTTCGCCAaggagctatgctcgacgcgattatgagcactgtttctataatttacagtatgatttatattataatagaaTGACTACGTtgactgtatatgattttacaCTCTAGCGAACACAGGATATTCGTCGTCTTCCCCTAACTGCCATGTTTCGTAAAGTCCATATTGGCAAGCTACTCAACAACCAACTATTTAAATggtttatttaaaagaaataacagCTCTTCACAAAATATTGCACCTGTATGTACAAGTAAATGAGGTATAAGATTTTGTTGGCGTAGAACATGACAAACTGCTGGGATTGGTGAGAACACTTCTTCCATTTTGATGTCAAAACCAAGTTTAGTCAGCTTCGTAACAAGAACTTGACGAGTGCAAAGTGTCTCGTTTGTGCAGAATCGTACTTTAAGACCTGCCGACTTCAACCTTCAacagaaataaataacaaatgcaTGTTTCTTTATAATTCTTGATGTTCTATTAAATTTCCAAACAATGTGCAGTAAACTAtgtgtttgaaaattaaaatgagAAGAATGCACTAACGCGCTGGATTGATTCTAGCACATGAAAATATTTGCTGGAGTCTTGGTAAAACTATGGGCTGAGGTGCCTGAAATAGTAAATTCTATTGATGCTATCATGGTCTAACtttagattttaattaattaattgaattaattcaatattatacatctttttttatgagtctttgtttatttattattttaatggaTACTTAGTGGGCCTGCTATCACAATCCTTTCATCTACCTTAAATTTATTCTTATATTTATACTTGTGATGATTACCATACACTTTTTATTGATGTGTATGGTATTGGTTTTTATGAATAAagagattgattgattttaatttgttgatggGCTTTAGCCCCAAAGGAAATAGTGTGCAGTAACTTTGTATTGTAAGGCCAGAGAGAAAATACAATGGTTTTTGTCTCAAAATGTCGGTGATTTTGGTAAacatttctttatttgatttaGATGCTGGGGCAAATTCGCACACATGTGATGACAATTTTAAAGTTTCCTATGGCCTTTAGTGCTCACCTGTTGACAGCTTGCACGGAGCCTGGTATTGCTACACCACCATCATCAGAGCTATTGTACAGAACACCTGAGATGTCCAGCAAAATTCCTTGTATATCTTTAGATGATTTATACCAGTCACCTTCATGGTATCCACTACTGGCCATGTCTTATCTCATCAGTATCTGTGTTAAACAATAAGATCTTTATCACTTTATTGACTAGACCTAGTCCTACGGGTGtttcgaaaacagagaccccaaCAAAAACCTCCCAACATCCGGTAACTGTATTTGTTTATCACACTCActgtattaaaacaaactttCTACTTTGATGTTATTCTTTCTTCTTTTCTATATctagaacattttacagtacaatttaatttaattattttttacaaaccATGAAAATTAAGGGTTCCAACCAAAAACATAACAATATACATATAgacagtactgtatatcagAATCCTCATGGTGGAATCTTGAAGTAAACGAACAGGTTCCTGGCCTAATTTCATGAAAGTTCATCACGTTAAAATCCTGTTATTTTGGTAAAATCCGATTGGGATCCTGGCATCATTTTGTTGAGAAAAACTAAAGATTGAGAAGCTttcattgtataattttttttaatgtcgccctctactAATtagtgtttctaaagctaagaccaTGACAGAGAGAAGAcgcaaaagccaaggaagaccctaTGAAATGGTAGTGTTTACAACATACAACTAAAAAGCATACAAACTCAATGATAACACCAtacatttacttacagaatctGTAAACATATTGTTGTCTTtggtattttgattttttttaaatttttttgttttcggtaattagactaggcctaaCCCTAAGATGTTgagaagtttttttttctattttcgagacatccccccccccccccccgcccgcgattttttttttcgtacataagttggggaccccctcatgaaacgtcacaaaataaacatgaataattcatcagttaaattttcttgttccgtgtgcacccaagcgtatcgcaacaagaagtgattacacaagtgcggtacgattctaggcctaatctccgctgtggttgccgccgctcccgcgtgcgatttcataaaagaatagcggcgttttgtgtggattgtcgaaataatcagcctttagtttatggtgtttttaatataatttattactaaagaattacgtgttaaaattatagtttctattaatactattaggcctaattattagtctctaaacccatgtctattctagtagtagtagctgtgtgtgtgacgtgtgtgtgttaggtatgacacagtccgactgtccgagtaataagtcagcaaaattaaacaataaacattacacaaaaatacattttttattctcatgggtctaatcttcccatctcatgtgttcatatacgcgcatttttaaagttcctttgagtagcCTACATGCgcgcatattgtttgataataaaatagcagaattaaaaaatacatacatataggcctattattaataggctactactaggctagtctacagtataattattgtagtgtaaataataaattaatatagcctacctagctaggccccctgctgggcctagcctactagaggACCAGGAGGGTAGGCCGTTTTTAGGCATAACCAGGCTAGTatagttatatattattattattattattatattttgtcctttttggcgttGCATGAACTTTGcaattccataaccggcggccgagaaatgactggcggccgaaatgatcagacaccggcctagctaggccctagctaggcctaggctagctccAGTACTGCTAGAACTAGGCTATAGCATATATGAAGGCCCTAATAATGTAACCTGTCCTAATATACACTCATTTGAATAAATACCTAGGCCTACGCTAGACTTATTTAGAGTACACACACACAGTCGATCCCCAAtcatcaattcaattcataacAACATGCTTTGCCTATTTTTTGCTAACTAACTTGATGATAGGTGGcgtaattgttgttttttttagagCTAGCGCGCAGAGAGCAGCCATACTGTTGACAGTGTGTGTGACGTAAGTATAACTAGTAACCAATCACCAGGCCGCACCACTCTACAATAACATTTTCTAATAAATAGTTTTAGAGAATCATGAAAAAATCCTCAGTCTAGTCACAAAAAAATTGCAAACACCGGAACAATATGAAATTCaaatgtatttacagtatatcattatcgaacaacaataaaatatagGTTATTTTGACTTCTGAAATTGTATAATAGTAACTATACCATGGAAATGGTCTCAAACTTTTCATACAGATAATacatgcatatttttatttgtgataatggattattttaatttttgaataataataataaactggaTTAGTATATTTTAAAGAGTCTAATCATCTGATTCATCATTAATAATAACCAATTTCTCCAAATTTTGTGACTGTAATCTCCACATGCTGTTTAGCAATTTTTCAGTCGCGTTAAAATGCGCACTACATGTCGGTCGGTCGATCAGTCGGTCGGGCAGTAAATACTAATTTAAATTTGCGctcgcgactgcagccatgtatattaTGTCCTTGTTTTGGCACTTTATATGTTGTCCTTTTTGTCCATCTTATTCTGTGTATGTGCTATTTTCATACATtttgtgcaaaaaaaaaacaaatgggCAACAATATTTAAGATAGTAGGCATATATCCATACAGTCAATCAACCATTCAATAAAAGAGTTATTTCCAAAGAATCGTGGATATACCTAGAAAGCACATACTTGTGCCAGGACGCCATTAAAAAAACAGACAAAATGAGAGAAAAACATATatcacaaaaatataaaaagcatgTTGTACATTCATGGAAAATCGGGAAAATCGTGTATTTGTTATGGATACGGTTTTTTCCCCGCTGAAACAAATGTAGAGCTTTGTTTAATATACTTCAAGAAACAACATAAAAGCTAATTttcggtaggcctactgtatgttatttttCATAGTAATGATTTTTTCATTCAGTTTCATCTGACATAATgccgtgtttccgcagccaaaacaaaaaagtataattttttAACCAATAAAGTGCGCATGATCAGTCATTATCAAACAATCAGTGACCCAACCAATCACATCGCAACCATTTGTctttcaggtcaaaggttaaaaattatcGCATGTATCCgataattatctgatttgaatgagataatcATCGGTAATTTGTATCGATTAATTTTTGGCTGCGGAAAGACGGCCGTAGTAGCAGAGTAACTCTGGTTGATTTACCTCACCACCTATCCCTTCGCATCCGGTACCTGGCCACGTACAGGCTTGGCTAGGTTCCATGATTTTCATCCCAACTTTGTTCTCTCTTTTTCTACTGTCCGTCTCCATGTTGTTTTTGGACGTCCAACTTTTCTCCTCCCttcaggacaccatgttaaAGCTGTCATACAATGGTAGTTATCCATTTCCATCGCCTTCCCTTCATTTCTTCGCTTATTTTTCTCATGTTGGTTTtgataatatttcattatttgaaATGACATATGGCCATCTTATCTTCAATATTCTTCGCAAACATTTGAATTGAAATGTGTCAAGTATCTTGTTGTCCCCTTCTGTTATTTTCCATGTCTCAGCCGTAAAGTAACACTGATATAACAAGGAATAGATGTTGGAACTCCATATCTTTTTCAGTTTCATAAATGCCCCCATTGCTTTGCGAAGCCTGTTCTTCATATCTTCTCCCCTTCTTGCAGTAGCACCTAACTAAGTATATTTGTTCACCTCATTTAGTTGTTTCCCATCTATTGTTATCATGGTGTTCGATCGACTGTTTATCCTCAACACTGTTTTCTTTGTGTTTATCCTTAAACCAGTCATTGCTGCATATTTGTGTAATTTGGTCATTTTGGTTTGCATTTGATGTACAgttgatgacaaacaaacaatggTTGATCTGGTTGATTTGACACCGGTTTATTGGTCACTTTAATTGTTTTGAATATTATTTGTGTATCTGATATTATATTCATGTTGAAAACTTCTGGTTTTATTCTCTAGTTGTGCCGTGATTCTTATATCTGATCAGATTTGTTTGGGTATAAACTTATTCGGTAGTTATCAGACATATATGCTATGGATGTGCTGTCTAGTAAAGAAATGCTGAATACAGATTTAGAAAAAAGGGCCCAAAAATCAACTTGAAAAgtttttatctaaaaaataattaggATAGACCGCCCATTGCATGGTcgtaactttttttttgtcttttgtctgTGGTCTAAATGTTTGTTATGATAGTTATACATTAAAAGAATCAACTGAAGTGATTTGACACAATGACTCGGTAATTATGTGGTCGCAAGTAAATGCAGACTAATAGGCCATTCACAGTGGGGTTGGAAATTAGAAAGAATCCATCTAGCTCTGTTTAAGCACCCAACAACCTGTTATTTTATgttgtaaacaatttaaaacaaaatacaagcCTCCACAGTTAGCGGTTGCCAAGATAT
Encoded here:
- the LOC140048033 gene encoding phospholysine phosphohistidine inorganic pyrophosphate phosphatase-like; the encoded protein is MASSGYHEGDWYKSSKDIQGILLDISGVLYNSSDDGGVAIPGSVQAVNRLKSAGLKVRFCTNETLCTRQVLVTKLTKLGFDIKMEEVFSPIPAVCHVLRQQNLIPHLLVHTDALPDFGDLASSKASPTCVVIGDCASQFTYDNLNNAFRVLINMEKPALIALGRGKYYKDGGQLNLDVGSFMKVLEYACGCQATVVGKPAESFFMAALNDMGVPPDKAVMIGDDIVNDIGGAQACGIRGLQVRTGKYRPSDEQHPEVRPAGYVDNLADAVDLLLSNR